The Luteolibacter arcticus genome has a window encoding:
- a CDS encoding ABC transporter permease yields the protein MTDPVPASDFTEPRRVRSASITFWSASAGMLAFYAILLGGILLATGAWASPETFSRALASREIRHSIMMSVVSCGLATLLSLWVAVPAAYVLSRCRFRGKTVLEILLDLPIVMPPLVLGLGLLLLFQTVPGRWIEGTLGWRFTYTTAGVVLAQFTVACAFAIRSLRATFDEMPRRPEQVARTLGASDSQVFCRVVIPAARRGLLHAAAVAWARGLGEFGPILVFAGATRMKTEVLPTTVFLELSIGNLETAAAVSMLLLLAAAAVLVLLRWLDARDGHLH from the coding sequence ATGACCGACCCCGTCCCAGCGAGTGACTTCACGGAGCCACGTCGCGTTCGCTCCGCTTCGATCACCTTCTGGTCGGCCTCGGCGGGCATGCTGGCGTTCTATGCGATTCTGTTAGGAGGCATCCTGCTGGCCACCGGCGCATGGGCTTCGCCGGAAACCTTCTCGCGTGCGCTCGCCTCGCGGGAGATCCGGCACTCGATCATGATGAGCGTGGTGAGCTGCGGGTTGGCGACGCTGCTTTCGCTGTGGGTCGCCGTTCCGGCCGCCTACGTGCTTTCGCGTTGCCGTTTCCGCGGAAAGACGGTGCTCGAGATCCTGTTGGACCTGCCAATCGTCATGCCGCCGCTGGTGCTGGGTCTCGGGCTGCTGCTGTTGTTCCAGACCGTGCCGGGGCGGTGGATCGAGGGCACGCTCGGCTGGCGCTTCACCTACACCACCGCGGGCGTCGTGCTGGCGCAGTTCACCGTCGCCTGTGCCTTCGCGATCCGTTCGCTGCGCGCCACGTTCGATGAAATGCCCCGCCGGCCTGAGCAGGTCGCCCGCACGCTGGGGGCTTCGGACAGCCAGGTCTTCTGCCGCGTGGTGATCCCGGCTGCCCGTCGCGGGCTGCTGCATGCCGCGGCCGTCGCGTGGGCGCGTGGGCTCGGCGAGTTCGGTCCGATCCTCGTATTCGCCGGTGCCACCCGCATGAAAACCGAAGTGCTGCCGACCACCGTTTTCCTCGAACTGAGCATTGGAAATCTGGAGACCGCCGCCGCCGTCTCGATGCTGTTGTTGCTCGCCGCCGCCGCCGTGCTGGTGCTGTTGCGCTGGCTGGACGCCCGGGATGGCCACCTTCACTGA
- a CDS encoding PQQ-binding-like beta-propeller repeat protein: MKLSITLLLSFSTLATAADWPCHMGNNQRNGITTEQLNAVALTEAWVWTSPTPPQPAWAGEARYDAYQMVHSNKSMRSYDLAFNLSTAGDKVFIASTAENCAIALNMNNGSIAWKIPTRSAVRIAPAFDGGRVYFGSDDGWAYCVNAADGTQVWRVNPSGSNTLVPSAWKMVNLFPLRTGVLVENGTAYFGAGLVPWKAHYLMAVNAITGAHAWKQTFNTGAGANDGHTFEGPMLSDGSTFLYQPQGRLSPVQFNIATGTRAGRLPGGGGSWALVTPDGSTIHGPGFGSQSGITSNRLTHFKENNATNRAAIREFPAATAVIATATNTYLILDRKIQMLPRAGGTALWTADLPGASCLIFGGTTLYAGGEGFVRAFDAVNGNLLWSAEVNGTVHNLALANGSLYASTSSGKVYAYR; this comes from the coding sequence ATGAAACTCTCCATCACCCTGCTCCTTAGTTTCTCTACCCTCGCCACCGCGGCCGACTGGCCGTGCCACATGGGCAACAACCAGCGCAACGGCATCACCACCGAGCAGCTCAACGCCGTCGCTTTGACCGAAGCGTGGGTGTGGACTTCGCCCACCCCTCCGCAACCGGCGTGGGCGGGCGAGGCGCGCTATGACGCTTATCAGATGGTGCACAGCAACAAGTCGATGCGCTCGTACGATCTGGCGTTCAACCTTTCCACCGCTGGCGACAAGGTGTTCATCGCCTCGACCGCGGAGAACTGCGCGATCGCGCTGAACATGAACAACGGCTCGATCGCCTGGAAGATCCCGACCCGTTCCGCCGTGCGCATCGCGCCCGCCTTCGATGGCGGCCGCGTGTATTTCGGCTCCGACGACGGCTGGGCCTACTGCGTGAATGCGGCCGATGGCACGCAGGTGTGGAGGGTCAATCCTTCCGGCTCGAACACGCTGGTTCCTTCCGCGTGGAAGATGGTGAACCTGTTCCCGCTGCGCACCGGCGTGCTGGTGGAGAATGGCACCGCCTACTTCGGCGCGGGGCTGGTGCCCTGGAAGGCGCATTATCTGATGGCGGTGAACGCCATCACCGGCGCACATGCCTGGAAGCAGACATTCAACACGGGCGCGGGCGCTAATGACGGCCACACCTTCGAGGGGCCGATGCTCAGCGATGGCTCGACCTTCCTTTATCAGCCGCAAGGACGCCTTTCGCCGGTCCAGTTCAACATCGCCACCGGCACCCGCGCCGGGCGACTCCCCGGCGGCGGCGGCTCGTGGGCCTTGGTGACGCCGGACGGCTCGACGATCCACGGCCCGGGCTTCGGTAGCCAGAGCGGCATCACTAGCAACCGTTTGACGCACTTCAAGGAGAACAACGCTACCAACCGCGCGGCGATCCGCGAGTTCCCCGCCGCCACCGCGGTGATCGCGACCGCGACGAACACCTATCTGATCCTCGACCGGAAGATCCAGATGCTGCCGCGGGCCGGCGGCACGGCGCTGTGGACGGCGGACCTTCCCGGTGCCTCATGCTTGATTTTCGGCGGCACCACGCTCTACGCGGGTGGCGAGGGCTTCGTCCGCGCCTTTGACGCGGTGAACGGCAACCTGCTCTGGTCGGCCGAGGTCAACGGCACGGTGCACAACCTCGCCCTCGCCAACGGCTCGCTCTACGCGAGCACGTCGAGCGGCAAGGTGTATGCGTATCGTTGA
- a CDS encoding LamG-like jellyroll fold domain-containing protein, which produces MSHGRLLSFSVIPKAILALGVVGGAEAQTFINRPTATTSEWRFDSRNASGVISKVFGPGTMTEIGLTGHKGVFSVANGTGTPELPGAIDGRPVPVMYFDGATKSGEGWRMNAGTGVTDHYEYTLVYDLFVPASNTAGKLALYQGNPGNSNDADYFLMPSSTGIFRSPNTPNSGQWTKGQWQRVVVAADYTRNSDKVFINGDLKSTQPRGDWAYGTQDNWILSDNGSASYVGDHSKGYVAAFAFVPRLLTDTEIAILGDVTPGGIFEVSDGFPAGLASAPDTGAGTITLNWRAADNRSNAAGVELLRNATVIAQLPLDAATFTDTPPVPTTSPVTYSYRVRAYGGSYTGGHADTETTVNWALPSLTTGLTAYYPFENDFKNLSGNPQVVDAVPYGPPTFIADGRRGRALRFHDTASPIQKLTSDLGATEPFAANADFTVSIWYRHMGAFTNRSAYGGSTADPMLIGNKNWASGANLGWGLVCGSDGSVKWNYKGSSGSRLDAALSSKENADGTWHHVLVVHDRDGRASFYVDGAKLASEPVMAGQGSVETGSPVVIGADSQGAYRYSGDLDEVALWTRSLTAEEAAMVYQRGRENISVTGSNFADADLDGLPDGWEISYFGNLDQTAESDFDKDGIAHLLEFAQGMNPTVAAQPQDSRVEIIPDPVHPGQKVAAFRFKRPRGTTDLQYLPECSPTLKGDTWRSGDAVLPRAGMAVALPDGRDELTVYSPQNVATAPTTFFRLRVNRVYQGAWTPTSLPQLDYTANGPVIRWVTDTPTATIVDYGTGTNITRRYEDFTLTTQHEVVLSDIPAGTDLSFSVVHLQNGLESSSETYTGSGKYDLRPPRVPDQGGFATGGSHAADAQALLASFGASGKGWCLDIGSGDGKFAYEIVRQSELMVVGVESDPAKVAAAEQFLSERGVLGSRVTIVQVPDYTLGSIPFRPNTFNLITDSGSFSGGGVSDLAPYSALMKPGRGKSIAGPAAALAVTSKPRPASYGSWTHLYGNSSNTTYSGEELANVTNPGGASSTGQTEVQWIGRPGGEFTIDRQLRQSSPLAANGRFYTLGDQRVIALDSQNGAVLWSKLIPNLARFNVIRDCSNLVADDEGLFAATGGECWRIDGDSGTHSVLKVSPGARSDLTWHWGLLYREGSHLIGSAVSSTATYRKWWGPQYWYDSRSGSDTRIVCADNLFSRDPVTGSENWVYEGGLILHPTVTMGNGRIYFLESRNPTVLDGADRNLPMASLAASNDLWMVALDLTTGQKVWEKQPVITGGTPCIYGSYSSGVYLVTAANAANSRYYLHAFDSSDGTVKWAANHAWLRGDHAGHQQHPVVLGGSVYLEPKIYNLQSGVASAVTMPSRNACSTFIAVKNALIFRGDQTQHYGLSGTFYGGNISMWNISSNTKSLWNRMRPSCWISTIAADGCVLVQDGAAGCSCGPWLEVTCALSPL; this is translated from the coding sequence ATGTCACATGGTCGCCTCCTCTCTTTCTCGGTCATTCCGAAGGCAATCCTAGCATTGGGGGTGGTCGGCGGTGCGGAGGCACAAACCTTCATTAACCGCCCGACGGCGACGACCAGCGAGTGGCGTTTCGACAGCCGGAATGCTTCGGGCGTCATTTCCAAGGTGTTCGGTCCGGGGACGATGACAGAGATAGGGCTGACCGGACACAAAGGGGTCTTCTCAGTCGCCAACGGCACGGGCACCCCCGAGCTGCCGGGCGCGATTGACGGCAGGCCGGTGCCGGTGATGTACTTCGACGGAGCCACGAAAAGCGGCGAGGGCTGGCGCATGAATGCCGGTACGGGCGTCACCGACCATTACGAATACACGCTGGTCTACGACCTGTTCGTGCCGGCCTCGAACACAGCGGGCAAGCTGGCGCTTTACCAGGGGAATCCCGGCAACAGCAACGACGCGGATTATTTCCTGATGCCCTCGTCCACCGGCATCTTCCGCTCGCCGAACACGCCGAACTCCGGGCAATGGACGAAGGGCCAGTGGCAGCGCGTGGTTGTCGCCGCAGACTACACGCGGAACAGCGACAAGGTTTTCATCAATGGCGATCTCAAGTCGACCCAGCCGCGCGGCGACTGGGCGTATGGAACGCAGGACAACTGGATCCTCTCCGACAATGGCAGCGCAAGCTACGTGGGGGATCATAGCAAGGGCTACGTCGCGGCCTTCGCCTTCGTGCCGCGATTGCTGACGGATACAGAAATCGCCATTCTCGGTGACGTCACGCCGGGCGGGATCTTCGAAGTGAGCGACGGCTTTCCCGCAGGTCTCGCTTCTGCACCGGATACCGGTGCGGGCACCATCACCCTCAACTGGCGGGCCGCGGACAACCGCAGCAATGCCGCGGGCGTGGAGTTGCTTCGGAACGCCACGGTGATCGCGCAACTGCCGCTCGATGCAGCCACCTTCACCGATACGCCTCCCGTGCCGACCACCTCGCCGGTGACCTACTCGTATCGCGTGCGGGCTTACGGCGGCAGCTATACTGGCGGCCACGCGGATACGGAGACGACGGTGAACTGGGCGCTGCCCTCGCTGACGACCGGACTCACGGCCTACTATCCCTTCGAGAACGATTTCAAGAACCTCTCCGGCAATCCCCAAGTGGTGGATGCGGTGCCCTATGGTCCTCCGACCTTCATCGCTGACGGCCGGCGCGGGCGGGCGCTGCGTTTCCACGATACCGCCTCGCCCATCCAAAAACTCACGTCCGATCTCGGAGCGACTGAGCCCTTTGCCGCCAACGCCGACTTCACCGTATCGATCTGGTACCGCCACATGGGCGCCTTCACCAACCGCAGTGCCTACGGCGGCAGCACCGCCGATCCGATGTTAATCGGCAACAAGAACTGGGCCTCCGGGGCCAACCTGGGCTGGGGGCTGGTGTGTGGTTCCGACGGGTCCGTGAAATGGAACTATAAAGGTAGTAGTGGCTCGCGGCTCGACGCCGCCCTCTCCTCGAAGGAGAACGCCGACGGCACCTGGCACCATGTGCTGGTGGTGCATGACCGCGATGGTCGGGCATCGTTCTATGTCGATGGCGCGAAGCTCGCCAGCGAACCGGTGATGGCTGGACAGGGTTCCGTGGAAACTGGTTCCCCCGTCGTGATCGGCGCGGACAGCCAGGGAGCCTACCGTTACAGCGGGGATCTCGACGAGGTCGCGCTGTGGACCCGCTCGCTGACCGCTGAGGAAGCGGCGATGGTGTATCAACGCGGCCGGGAGAACATCAGCGTCACCGGCTCGAACTTCGCCGACGCGGATCTCGACGGACTTCCGGACGGTTGGGAGATTTCGTATTTCGGCAATCTTGACCAGACCGCCGAGAGTGATTTCGACAAGGATGGGATCGCGCACCTGCTGGAGTTCGCGCAAGGGATGAATCCGACGGTGGCGGCCCAGCCGCAGGACTCGCGGGTGGAGATCATACCCGATCCCGTTCACCCCGGCCAGAAGGTGGCGGCATTCCGCTTCAAGCGTCCGCGCGGCACCACCGACCTGCAGTATCTCCCGGAATGCAGCCCGACGCTGAAAGGCGACACCTGGCGAAGCGGCGATGCCGTTCTGCCGCGCGCCGGAATGGCGGTCGCGCTGCCGGATGGCCGCGACGAGCTGACGGTCTATTCGCCGCAGAATGTGGCAACCGCTCCCACCACCTTCTTCCGCCTCCGCGTGAACCGCGTTTATCAGGGCGCGTGGACGCCCACTAGTCTCCCGCAGCTCGACTATACTGCGAACGGACCGGTGATCCGCTGGGTGACCGACACGCCCACCGCCACCATCGTCGATTACGGCACGGGCACCAACATCACCAGGCGCTACGAGGACTTCACACTCACCACCCAGCACGAGGTTGTGCTTTCCGACATCCCCGCAGGCACGGATCTTTCATTCAGCGTGGTGCACCTGCAGAATGGCCTGGAGTCAAGCAGCGAGACCTATACGGGTTCCGGCAAATACGATCTGCGTCCGCCACGGGTACCGGATCAGGGCGGCTTCGCCACGGGTGGCAGTCATGCAGCGGATGCCCAGGCGCTGCTTGCATCCTTCGGCGCATCGGGAAAGGGTTGGTGCCTAGACATCGGCAGCGGGGACGGGAAGTTCGCCTATGAGATCGTTCGTCAATCGGAGCTGATGGTCGTCGGCGTGGAGAGCGATCCGGCGAAGGTCGCCGCGGCGGAACAATTCCTCAGCGAGCGCGGCGTGCTCGGCAGCCGCGTGACGATTGTGCAGGTGCCGGACTACACGCTGGGCTCGATCCCTTTCCGCCCGAATACCTTCAATCTGATCACGGATAGCGGTAGCTTTTCCGGTGGGGGTGTTTCCGATCTCGCGCCGTATTCGGCGCTGATGAAACCCGGCCGCGGCAAGTCCATCGCGGGCCCCGCGGCCGCCCTCGCGGTCACGAGCAAACCGCGCCCCGCCAGCTACGGAAGCTGGACGCACCTCTACGGAAATTCCTCCAACACAACCTACTCGGGCGAGGAACTGGCAAATGTGACCAACCCCGGCGGTGCCTCCTCCACAGGACAAACGGAGGTGCAGTGGATCGGCCGGCCCGGAGGAGAATTCACGATCGACCGTCAACTCCGGCAGTCTAGTCCCTTGGCTGCCAATGGCCGGTTCTACACGCTCGGTGACCAGCGGGTGATCGCCCTCGATTCGCAAAATGGCGCGGTGCTGTGGTCGAAACTGATTCCGAATCTAGCGCGCTTCAATGTCATCCGCGATTGTAGCAATCTGGTGGCCGATGACGAAGGGCTTTTCGCCGCGACCGGCGGGGAATGCTGGCGGATCGATGGGGACAGTGGCACGCACAGCGTGTTGAAAGTCTCGCCAGGTGCGCGCAGCGATCTGACATGGCACTGGGGCCTGCTGTACCGCGAAGGAAGCCACCTCATCGGTTCCGCCGTGAGCAGTACCGCCACCTATAGAAAGTGGTGGGGCCCGCAGTATTGGTATGACAGCCGGTCCGGCAGCGACACTCGCATTGTCTGCGCGGACAATCTTTTCTCTCGCGATCCCGTCACTGGTTCGGAAAACTGGGTTTATGAAGGAGGACTGATTCTCCACCCGACCGTTACGATGGGCAATGGCCGCATCTACTTTCTCGAATCCCGGAATCCCACGGTGCTCGACGGCGCGGATCGAAATCTTCCTATGGCCTCGCTCGCCGCTTCGAATGATCTGTGGATGGTCGCTCTCGATCTTACAACCGGGCAGAAGGTGTGGGAGAAGCAGCCGGTAATCACCGGTGGCACGCCCTGTATCTACGGTTCCTATAGTAGCGGCGTATATCTCGTGACCGCCGCGAACGCCGCCAACAGCCGTTACTACCTCCACGCCTTCGACTCCTCCGACGGCACCGTTAAGTGGGCGGCGAACCACGCCTGGCTGCGCGGCGACCACGCCGGCCACCAGCAGCACCCGGTGGTGCTCGGCGGATCGGTCTACCTGGAGCCGAAGATCTACAATCTCCAGAGTGGGGTGGCCTCCGCGGTGACGATGCCCAGCCGCAACGCCTGCTCCACCTTCATCGCCGTGAAGAACGCGCTGATCTTCCGTGGCGACCAGACGCAGCACTACGGCCTGAGCGGCACCTTCTACGGCGGAAACATTTCCATGTGGAACATCTCGTCGAACACCAAGTCGCTGTGGAACCGCATGCGACCAAGCTGCTGGATCAGCACCATCGCCGCCGATGGCTGCGTGCTGGTGCAGGACGGAGCCGCGGGCTGCAGTTGCGGTCCTTGGCTAGAAGTCACCTGCGCGCTGTCGCCACTCTAA
- a CDS encoding HesA/MoeB/ThiF family protein, with amino-acid sequence MNPPSPDLTEQERERYAWQMIVPGVQEQGQRKLKAATVLISRTGGVGGCVAQQLAAAGVGRLVLVHGGMLRVDDLNRQVLMQTDAIGTSRAECAAERLRAINPGIEVIAVPHHPTAELAQEWAAQADVVVSAAPLFQERHALHDAAEQRAIPCVEAAMYDMEGYVTVCHPPHSPRYRDWCPEKPEWWTRRFPVFGAVSGTIGALAAVETIKLLTGIGDPLYGRMLSFDFRQGRVREVRLPNPQDEKATTPHVVSLARPCRRL; translated from the coding sequence ATGAACCCGCCTTCGCCCGATCTTACCGAACAAGAGCGCGAACGCTACGCCTGGCAGATGATCGTGCCCGGCGTCCAGGAACAGGGCCAGCGGAAGCTGAAAGCAGCGACCGTGCTGATCTCGCGCACCGGTGGAGTCGGCGGCTGTGTCGCGCAGCAGCTCGCCGCCGCGGGAGTCGGCAGGCTGGTGCTGGTGCATGGAGGCATGCTGCGCGTGGATGATCTCAACCGCCAGGTGCTCATGCAGACCGACGCGATCGGCACCTCACGCGCCGAGTGTGCGGCGGAACGCTTGCGGGCGATCAATCCCGGCATCGAGGTGATCGCCGTGCCGCATCATCCCACTGCGGAGCTCGCGCAGGAATGGGCGGCTCAGGCGGATGTGGTGGTCAGTGCCGCACCCTTGTTCCAGGAACGGCATGCGCTCCACGACGCCGCGGAGCAACGCGCCATCCCGTGTGTGGAAGCCGCGATGTATGACATGGAAGGCTACGTCACCGTCTGCCATCCGCCGCACAGCCCGCGCTACCGCGACTGGTGCCCGGAGAAGCCGGAATGGTGGACTCGTCGCTTCCCGGTCTTCGGTGCGGTCTCCGGCACCATCGGGGCGCTCGCCGCGGTGGAAACCATCAAACTCCTCACCGGCATCGGCGATCCACTCTACGGCCGAATGCTTTCCTTCGATTTCCGACAGGGCCGCGTGCGTGAAGTCCGCCTGCCTAACCCTCAAGATGAAAAAGCCACTACTCCTCACGTTGTTAGCCTCGCTCGGCCTTGCCGCCGCCTGTGA
- a CDS encoding ABC transporter ATP-binding protein has product MISIRQLTLDRGSFRLEGVDLEIPDGAYAVLMGPTGCGKTSVLECVAGLVAARAGSILIGGRDVTRLPAAERQLGYVPQDGALFAGLGVWENLAFALRIRGEKEANVKARITELAHALGIAHLLERGIRGLSGGERQRVALGRALAFRPRVMLLDEPLAALDETSRDAMCSLLETLHRGTGTTFLHVTHSAAEATRLATVRLDAVKLFQRR; this is encoded by the coding sequence ATGATCTCCATCCGACAACTCACCCTCGATCGCGGCAGCTTCCGGCTGGAAGGCGTGGACCTCGAGATTCCCGATGGCGCCTATGCCGTGCTGATGGGGCCGACCGGTTGTGGAAAAACCTCCGTGCTGGAATGCGTCGCCGGACTGGTGGCCGCGCGTGCGGGCAGCATCCTGATCGGCGGGCGCGACGTCACGCGCCTGCCCGCTGCGGAGCGCCAGCTCGGCTACGTGCCGCAGGATGGCGCGTTGTTCGCCGGGCTCGGGGTGTGGGAGAATCTCGCCTTCGCCCTCCGCATTCGCGGCGAGAAGGAAGCGAATGTGAAAGCCCGCATCACCGAGCTGGCGCATGCGCTGGGCATAGCCCACCTGCTGGAGCGCGGCATCCGCGGGCTCAGCGGCGGGGAACGCCAGCGGGTCGCCCTTGGCCGGGCGCTCGCCTTCCGCCCGCGCGTCATGCTGCTGGATGAACCGCTCGCCGCCCTCGATGAAACGTCGCGCGATGCGATGTGCTCGCTGCTGGAAACGCTCCACCGCGGGACCGGCACCACTTTCCTGCATGTCACCCACTCCGCTGCGGAAGCCACCCGCCTGGCAACCGTGCGTCTCGATGCCGTCAAATTGTTCCAACGCCGATGA